The Rhizophagus irregularis chromosome 31, complete sequence genome includes the window GAAATATTAGCAGTGTCAGGTGAAATAATATGCATAAATTACGAATCAGTGATTTGCACATGTGCTGATCTTTAGACATCCCGTAACATCCAATCAAATCTTCTGTTAAGATAACCCTTTTGAAGTTCTGGATCATAATACCGTTCTATATCGGGTAATCATCCCTGATCGAATGTTAGTTAgtggtttcttttttaatgatgccgaaaaagacaataattcattaaacaatatatatcCATATATACGTTCAACGGCTCAAGTCACCTaaccttttattaaaatatatgtatatttatacaatatatttcgtataataataaatagataaataaataaataaataaattatttttaaaaatgttttttgttttGAGCAAAATCATCTCATGACCAGGGATTGCATACCCCTGCAGACAAATGTTTGTTGttctttttgttctttttttcttttttttcttttctttttttttttaaattaattccgAAAAATTATTGAGATGTGCTTTCCgtctaaaataaaagaaagaatattattaaataagttaaacTTACGGAAAGACTATTCCACACTTACTTGTTGACAATAATGTTACGTGCTAGTTTCCATTCAAATTGTTGAcgataaaattgtaaatttttaccaaGAGCTGTATCCTCTAAATCCAGTATACCACGTTTACCAAATTCTTCAATAACGTCAATATGTTCAGctgataattcttttattattctaaaatCCAATTTCTTTTCAcctctttttttaaagtttttctcACATTCTTTCAAGAAATCTCTTAAAGAATTTGCGGTTGTGATCCAATTATGACTCAaataaaatgtacttaaattatttggtaatattttaccaattttaggTAATATATCACTAATATCTACAGTATAAGTATCCAAATCATTAAGCGAATCAccagttaaaaaagaaattctttgtAATTTCGTACAAGAAGATAATAAATTCACTATACAAGATATCGAATCATCCGGTACAAAAATCTCCAAAGTATTTAATTGAGAACATGTTGATatggaattaattaattctactGATGAttcaatagaaattttttcataatctaaatgaatatattttaaagtatctTTTGTATTCTTTATGAGAGTGGAAATTTgatctaaatataattttggggtaataatttttaaagtatgtaattttttgaattgagTATTAGAAAATTGATGAAAAGTACTTCGAGATATTGACCCTGAATAATATTGTTGAACAGAAAAATATTCCAAAGTATCAGaacaattacaaaatatatcaaaaggTACGCAAAATTCCCAATTAATTTCTACATGTGTTAaagataatgataaattttttcttaaaacatCGGATAACTTTGGTAAATTATCTTCACTACAAATTActaacttttttaaacttttttgtaCGCTGATTAAAGATGCTAATACATCATCATTATCTCCTGTCGTTTCAATTTGTATCTCCGATAAGTGATGGGATATTTGTGATAAActgattattatttcatttggAATTAAATCATATACTTTAAATGAAACTAATTTTGACATGAATTGTTCCGCtcctaaatattttaaaggaatATATCTTAACTCTTGTACGTGAGGCAAAGAATGTGGTTTATCATAAATAAGTTCTTTTAAATTCCgtgaagaagaaaagaataatttacataattcttCAACCAAAAGATAATGTCTTAATGTCAATTTACGTAAAGTACAATTTTCTACTTCACCAATCCAATTTCCTGTCgattgaaataataatgtataatcCAAACTTTGTAAGAAAGtttcataattaaatgtagatcttttgttaatttcttCTGGTAAAATTATGTCcgaattttttaagtaatttttcacATTTGAATCTAAACACGTAacgtaagtatttattaaagaacttTTGTATTTCCAcctttgtattttatttttatcaaaatgtgAGAATGGGTTTTGCCATAATAAGGGTACTACAGTTTTACACCATAAtctatttactaataaacaattatataatgttaatatatctaattgcgaacaaaatattttttgtagtatttctattggtaaatattttttcatggtttttttttttattttttacgaggaaaaaaaaatttcaaaaaaaaaaattttgaacaaaACGGccaacttttatatatattatgacgATCAGAAATGCTTACTAAATGACTATCAAATGATGCATACTCACGTGATTTATTATTGACTTGGCGTAATACGCTTTTTGTCTATaaaaacaacttttttttatttttttttagtttagcattaattagtaattaatccAATTTAATTTCTAACTGAATTGCGTATCTAACTTTAATGCTTAAAAAATCTACGcgtaaaagttttatttagtTTGTATCATATTCCTTTAACCCAAATAAGTACAACACTTATAATTAACTGGATCGAAATgtatactattatttaaatattaactcGTGTATTGCATTAATGAAATTGTGAAAGAAAAtgtattcaaaaaatttgattaagaTAATTCTTACCTAAAACCCTTATTATTGCTGTTTGTTtcaactaatatattattgcATGAAAATTACGtcatgtaattaataaaacatgtCCGGAATTATATCACCGATGCCCCTGGAATTATTTTTGCCGTAGTGCGGATAATTTGTCATCTGTTAACATGCTATTCTCGCTACATACCGTATTTAAAATCAAGGAATGATCCGACCCAGCCTTCATCATCcgatcatttaaaaattctatcgACTAACTGTTACGGGTTGAAATACTTATTTACGAGTGATTATTGCATTATATACTTCACGGTATAGTATCATTAAATATATGCtcaattaaaaagttttaaaatataataatatatacttgtTTTATCCATCggaaaaatattgtttatataattatttgccGCAgcgattattataatttgaacaAACGAATACTTTTTGCAATTTGTTCGCTCTGAATAAAAGTTAAGTCGTGTGTCGCAAAGTCTATTTACTGCGGTTAATGTAACAACGgatcatttccattttttgattgaataaATATGGGTAATTTTATCTCCTAACaacttttttacaaatttttctcTCCGAAAAAATAACGATTCTGTTTTAAGTAATAATGGGAGGAGAACAAAATTTACCTTCTTATCTAAAAAATAGTCCTTTAACATTATGTAATAAACATGATACTTTACCTTTTATTTTGCCAAATAGAATGAACAAAAAGGATTGTTCTACTAATGTTACTGTTGTTGATGATGATGGATTAATTGTACATTATAatggtaaatatatttaattttctatttcttaattattacagcttttttaaaaaaaacacattATTCTGAGAAGGATTGGGGGCGAGAGATGCTGACTCAGGTATTGTAAGATCGAATTATCCTATTCCTGATAAAGttggaatattttatttcgaagttgaaattattagtaaaggAAGAGATGGGtaagatctttttttattgtaattttgattctgatttaatttaataaatcaattttgttttaataagaTTGATCGGGGTCGGATTTTGCGAAAAAGAAGTTCCATTAGACCGATTACCaggtttatattttttagggCTATTCTTTTGtggttaattttttattaaatctctTTTCTCCTTATATAGGATGGGAATCAAAATCTTTTGGATATCATGGAGATGAtggaaataaatttgaatctACCGGTACAGGAGCTCCATATGGTCCTCTGTTTACTACTGGTGATACAATTGGTTGTgcgattaatttttttagtaaaaaagctttttatactaaaaatggaaaaaatttggGTAGCCATTCTATTCATgagataaacatttttttttaaaaaaaatattaaaatctttaaattctcatttgaaatatctttttttgttaGGTGTTGCTTTTCAAAATCTACCAGGTAATGATTATTATCCCACAGTCGGATTAAGAACTAGAGgtgaaaaagttaaatttaattttggactagaaccatttaaatttaatattgaagaTTATGCTGAGGTACGttatattatgtttttaatgaaatttttttaaataatttatattgattttttttttacaaaaaaaaaccagacaatatttgaaattgaaaaaaataatcatcaaAATGAGATTACCCAATggtatgataatttaattataaatcaacAACAGCAGCCAGAGGTAGATAACATCGAATAGCTAATTAATGTATATcagatatttatttacaataatcaTATGTAGTATAAAAACCAAGCATTAGTATTAAACCCTGCATGCAAAATATGTCTGGCATTAATACTCacattgtaatataaatagcAGATTCcacataaaattaaaaagatgatCTGCCTGTTTAAGTTGTACTGCTCGACTGCAAGTATTAGTGTGATGTAATTAtcctaaataaatttaaccaattattgaaatagcaaatattaataaacattttttttttctctcaatATAACTGCTTATTTACAATTCATAAATGAAAgtagatttttttcttttaatatttattacacatattgatattttttaaaatatttacttataataaatacattttggtttaattattGGTTGTACTATAGAGtaaatgtatataatttaactcAAAAAAGCAGTTctagttaatatttttaatattaaatatatcaataaaaaaacaaaaccatGAAAATAGTAGTTcttacaaaatacaaaatatatatattttatttttctaattatgataattcatcttactatatatttatactatatTGCTCAATATATTACATCAAAAAATCTGAATACaattatagtttaaaaattttaattctagtAGAATTAGGCCAATTTTGACTATATATCTTATaaaatatctataaatattatataatttttaaatcaagtattttttattgtacttaaaatatcttaaatagTTTCTTTCTTCCATTTATTCCATGAAATGCTTAACCTATTTgatttatatgtattaatgttaataaaattactttataaattaaaattttttttttgctagtTGCAGtacatttacaaatttattggGATAATGctagtaattatataataagtaaaaaattatgtaactattctaatattatttactataaaatctTATATGTATACTGTTAAGTAGTTATGTTAATTAATCAGGTAAGTAATGTTTGAAACATTTTAGCATGCTGCCCTATCATCATGATATTTATGCCTAATAGATCATAAGAAATCATAagatttactaaaattttattataaattattagataactCATGATCTATAAGATGATTTTAGCAACATTTGATTCGTCTTGATTAGACAATTCTAAAAAGTTATTAActatcattttataattactaaatattgaatagttaaataaaatatttggcagtatagtaaatataaatcaagaaatattaaaataccaatttttaatatttattaaatagctTATCagcttataattataaaaaaatgaaactacTACCATTTAATTTGTCTTAATGAGACAATTCTAATAAGCTGTGTTATATccttttatgattattaagcaattataaatttttaaaataagtatgatagtaactataaatatattgtgattatataaaatatatctaataataaaatattttgaatatctaATTGGTATAACAAAtgtaactataataaaaataactataaaaGAAGTTAACTATATTGCTATAgcataatatattaatactataataattttgagtaGAAAAAATAGCATTTATGCTAAAATGGACTGTTACAAAAAATTCTATCTTCTAAACAAAacttattgtatatatagagtACAATTGAATATAACAAGTAATttggtaattaataatattagaatagtATATATTGGtagttttatttatgtattttactttttttttactttaataaattaccaaatatattgtaaaattaaaaaataaaataaaactaatttaatag containing:
- a CDS encoding Ran-binding protein 9 variant 2, producing the protein MNKKDCSTNVTVVDDDGLIVHYNGLGARDADSGIVRSNYPIPDKVGIFYFEVEIISKGRDGLIGVGFCEKEVPLDRLPGWESKSFGYHGDDGNKFESTGTGAPYGPLFTTGDTIGCAINFFSKKAFYTKNGKNLGVAFQNLPGNDYYPTVGLRTRGEKVKFNFGLEPFKFNIEDYAETIFEIEKNNHQNEITQWYDNLIINQQQQPEVDNIE
- a CDS encoding Ran-binding protein 9 — protein: MGGEQNLPSYLKNSPLTLCNKHDTLPFILPNRMNKKDCSTNVTVVDDDGLIVHYNGLGARDADSGIVRSNYPIPDKVGIFYFEVEIISKGRDGLIGVGFCEKEVPLDRLPGWESKSFGYHGDDGNKFESTGTGAPYGPLFTTGDTIGCAINFFSKKAFYTKNGKNLGVAFQNLPGNDYYPTVGLRTRGEKVKFNFGLEPFKFNIEDYAETIFEIEKNNHQNEITQWYDNLIINQQQQPEVDNIE